Proteins found in one Tamandua tetradactyla isolate mTamTet1 chromosome 1, mTamTet1.pri, whole genome shotgun sequence genomic segment:
- the FAM131B gene encoding protein FAM131B: MGCIGSRTVGNEVIAVDWKGLKDVDQINMDSTSSLHGSSLHRPSTEQTRTDFSWDGINLSMEDTTSILPKLKRNSNAYGIGALAKSSFSGISRSMKDHVTKPTAMGQGRVAHMIEWQGWGKAPAIQPQHSHEAVRRDTDAYSDLSDGEKEARFLAGVMEQFAISEATLMAWSSMDGEDMSVNSTQEPLGCNYSDNYQELMESQDALAQAPMDGWPHSYVSQGMYCLGSSDAWEASDQSLIASPATGSYLGPAFDDSQPSLHEIGPSQPVSGYSAQEPPPLLGGDTDWAPEVGGMDVARGPAEDEKRPLAPEEEEDAGCRDLESLSPREEPEMSTALSRKVSDVTSSGVQSFDEEEGEANN; the protein is encoded by the exons GGAATGAGGTGATTGCTGTGGACTGGAAGGGTCTGAAGGATGTAGACCAAATCAACATGGACAGCACCAGCTCACTGCATGGGAGCAGCCTCCATCGGCCGTCCACTGAG CAAACTCGAACAGATTTCTCCTGGGATGGCATCAAT CTCTCCATGGAGGACACCACTTCCATTCTTCCGAAGCTTAAGCGAAACTCTAACGCCTATGGCATTGGGGCCCTGGCCAAGTCATCATTCTCAG GGATCTCGCGAAGCATGAAGGACCATGTGACAAAGCCCACAGCCATGGGGCAAGGCCGTGTGGCCCACATGATTGAGTGGCAGGGCTGGGGGAAGGCACCAGCCATTCAGCCGCAACATAGCCATGAGGCCGTGCGCAGGGATACAGATGCTTACTCCGACCTCAGTGACGGCGAGAAGGAGGCACGTTTCCTAGCAG GTGTCATGGAACAGTTTGCTATCTCTGAGGCCACACTCATGGCATGGTCTTCCATGGATGGTGAGGATATGAGTGTCAACTCCACCCAGGAGCCATTGGGTTGCAATTACAGTGACAACTACCAGGAGTTGATGGAGAGTCAGG ATGCCCTAGCTCAAGCCCCCATGGATGGATGGCCTCACTCCTATGTGTCCCAGGGCATGTACTGTCTGGGGTCATCAGATGCCTGGGAAGCAAGTGACCAGTCCCTCATTGCCTCTCCAGCTACAGGATCCTATCTTGGCCCTGCATTTGATGACTCACAGCCCAGCTTGCATGAAATAGGGCCTTCCCAGCCTGTTTCTGGATACTCTGCTCAGGAACCTCCACCTTTATTGGGAGGAGATACTGATTGGGCTCCAGAGGTGGGTGGTATGGATGTGGCAAGGGGTCCTGCCGAGGATGAGAAGAGGCCATTGGCccctgaggaggaagaggatgcTGGATGCCGGGACCTGGAGTCACTTTCCCCACGAGAAGAACCAGAGATGTCCACTGCTCTCAGCCGGAAGGTATCTGATGTCACATCCTCAGGTGTGCAGTCATTTGATGAGGAAGAGGGTGAGGCCAACAACTAG